The segment cctgtaggtggtgcTGCAGTCAAtgtaggctgaaagtggaaagggcttttgcctatacttctatttatcacactgcacagcatgtgcgatagatagaagtattaggcaaaagcccattccactttcagcctaaagatttaaaaatggcaattttaatgttttatagtcaaaactgcagtggagcctgaaatatttttttatttaatcagaaaaaatataaaaaataaaaatgtaatatttttttttattgctcaccctttttttcttttttttctgttcatcAGGggctcacgtgctcaagtgctcctatagaggagcctcgaCTGGTAGAGAGTATATTGTTTGAGTagtctggccagaccagtaggCTGCGACTTGCTGTTTACTCatttttatcacatatatatatatatatatatatatatatatatatatatatatatatatatatatatatatatatataacctttaattttattgtgtgtgtatatatatattggtcacATTTTCACTTGTAtgctatgctgatgaaggggaagatatccctgaaaacgtttcatcAATAAACAAGATTTTGTTTTTCACCCtgcaaaaagacctgtgagtgcatttctatcgtatggaatatatatatatatatacaggtataccccgctttacGTCGATTCGCTTTACGTCGTTTCGCTAATACGTCGAAGCCGCAAACCCGGAAGTAGTTTCTCAGCGCGGCACAGCTCAGGACTTAGACAAGGAGTAAGGAGAAAAATTGCATGCGGTTTTACAGAGTACGTTGGGAAGACTTTAGGGTTGCTAAAACTGTgcagtacagtattgtactgtaccaGATACTGTAATTTGGTAAGTCCAGTACAGTATACCGGTCTTCATAAGCATTACAGTATTTTTTgtacaattaaaggtacagtactgtacagGATTATTTGTTAAATCCATACAGTAATTGTACCGTACACACAAGTCTAGTTCTTCATAAGCAGTATTTTTTGGCCAATAAAGGTACAGTACAAGTACCAGTATATGCTGTATACAGTATTATTGTCATAATACCTTTGTGCTTACCTTGAATAGTACAGGTAAGCATTTCATATGCCTCCATCTCATATACAGTACCATACCATAAAACATAACCTACTTTAGTACTGTACAGTATTGTTTGGCATGGTTTGAGATCTCCACATAAAATAAGGATCTGTcatacagtacaggtacagtagagtactgtacattaggttatggtatggtactgtatagactgtatGAGATGAAGGAGGCATATGAGATTATTACCTGTACTATTCAAGGTAAGCACAAAGGTAAAACCAATCATTGCAATAGGAGcagacaatcttttttttttcatgtctTTTTTTATACAGTAATTTAAAAATTCACTCCCAGTATCATCTCTGTTTTGTATTTTAGtctttattttatttctacatttCTACAATGGCCCTGGCTCCAGGTGATGAAAAAAAGAGGATCCGTAAGCCTCTTACATTGAATCAAAAGTTGGAAATGATAAAGATGAGTGAGCAAGGTATGTCCATCTCAGATATAGGCCGCAAGTTAGGTTTGGCTCGCACAACAGTTAGCACAGTGGTGAACGCTaaagaaaaatacttaaaagaagtaAAAAGTGCTACTCCAGTGCACACAAAAGTGATTCGCAAGAGAGACAACCTTATTGCTGAAATGGAGAAGCTGCTAGTGGTTTGGATAGAAGATCAAACCAGccacaatgttcctttaagccaaGCCATTATTCAAAGCAAGGCACTATCCTTGTTTAATGCAATGAAGACTGATAGAGGTGAGAGTGCTAAAGATGAAAATTTTGAAGCTAGCAGAGGTTGGTTTAACAGGTTTAAGGAAAGAAGTCATCTGCACAACATTAAAGTGCAAGGGGAAGCAGCTAGTGCAGATGTTGAATCTGCAGAGGCTTTTCCAGAAGAGCTGGCTAAAATTATAGAAGATGGTGGTTACACCACACAGCAAATATTTAATGTTGATGAAACCggccttttctggaaaaaaatgccATCTAGgacattcattgcaaaggaggaaaaGTTAATGCCAGGATTCAAAGCTGCAAAGGATCGACTAACACTGCTTTTAGGTGCTAATGCAGCTGGTGATTTGAAGCTGAAGCCTATGATGATCTACCATTCTGAGAATCCCAGGGCTCTGAAAAACTATGCTAAATCTAGCCTGCCTGTTTACTACAAATCAAACACTAAAGCCTGGATGACTGCAAGTCTATTTACAACATGGTTTACAGATTATTTTAAACCCACAGTTGAAGCCTACTGCaaggaaaaaaaaattccttttaaaatTTTAATGCTTACTGACAATGCACCTTCTCACCCACGAGCATTAATGGAAATGTACAATGAGATTCAAGTTGTTTTCTTGCCTGCAAACACCACATCTATTCTTCAGCCTATGGATCAGGGAAAGATTGCAACCTTCAAAGCATATTATTTGAAGAAGACATTTACTGCTGCTATAACTGCCTTAGATAGCGATGCATCTGATGGTGCTACACAGAACAAATTAAAAGCCTTCTGGAAAGGATTTACAATTCTAGATGCTATTAAAGCAATTAGAGATTCCTGGAATGAAGTTTCAGAATCAGCATTGAGACGTGTGTGGAAAAAGCTAATCCCCACCTTTATGGATGATGTTCCCGGCCTTGAGACTTCGGTAGAGGAAGTCAATGCTAGCGTTGTGGACATGGCTAGACAACTGGAACTAGAAGTGGAGCCTGAAGATGTTACAGAATTGCTTGCATCTCATGACCAGCCATTGACAGATGAAGATTTGATTATGATTGAAGAGCAAAGAAGACTGTTTCTTGAAACTGATGGTTCTACTGATGAAGACCCAGTTTGCATTAGGGAAATGCCAACAAAAGAATTAGAGGAATATGTCAATTTAATTGAAACGGGTTTGGCAGGTTTGGAGCAGATTGATGGCAATTTTGAAAGAAGTTCTTCAGTTAATAAAATTGTGTCAAATGGAATTGCATGTTATAAAGAAATACTTCGAGAAAGGAAGCGTCAGTCCATGAAGCAAACTTCTTTGCTATCATattttaataaagtcccacagccaTCATCATCACCTTCAACATCAAGACCTGATGAATCTTTGTCAAGTTCTCCACCTTCAAAACTGATTTGCATTGAAAACTCAGATGATGAATCATAAGCAAAGATAAGCAATAAAGCACATACCACTGTATTGTACTACATGTTGTACTGTACAgtacctgtatacagtatatgtatccctttctactgtctgcataactgaatacagtagtgtactgtcttttgttgttattaaactaaacttagcactattgcacacctatatatgttatttcaaacatgtttttaagcttgtaaacacactggcaagtgaaaaacaagtaaaaaatgcattgactcactttaagtcggttttcactttacagcggggctccggtccctaacccgctgtatgagcggggtatacctgtatatatatatatatatatatatatatatatatatatatatatatatatatacagggagtgcagaattattaggcaagttgtatttttgaggattaattttattattgaacaacaaccatgttctcaa is part of the Bombina bombina isolate aBomBom1 chromosome 6, aBomBom1.pri, whole genome shotgun sequence genome and harbors:
- the LOC128664653 gene encoding tigger transposable element-derived protein 1-like, which produces MALAPGDEKKRIRKPLTLNQKLEMIKMSEQGMSISDIGRKLGLARTTVSTVVNAKEKYLKEVKSATPVHTKVIRKRDNLIAEMEKLLVVWIEDQTSHNVPLSQAIIQSKALSLFNAMKTDRGESAKDENFEASRGWFNRFKERSHLHNIKVQGEAASADVESAEAFPEELAKIIEDGGYTTQQIFNVDETGLFWKKMPSRTFIAKEEKLMPGFKAAKDRLTLLLGANAAGDLKLKPMMIYHSENPRALKNYAKSSLPVYYKSNTKAWMTASLFTTWFTDYFKPTVEAYCKEKKIPFKILMLTDNAPSHPRALMEMYNEIQVVFLPANTTSILQPMDQGKIATFKAYYLKKTFTAAITALDSDASDGATQNKLKAFWKGFTILDAIKAIRDSWNEVSESALRRVWKKLIPTFMDDVPGLETSVEEVNASVVDMARQLELEVEPEDVTELLASHDQPLTDEDLIMIEEQRRLFLETDGSTDEDPVCIREMPTKELEEYVNLIETGLAGLEQIDGNFERSSSVNKIVSNGIACYKEILRERKRQSMKQTSLLSYFNKVPQPSSSPSTSRPDESLSSSPPSKLICIENSDDES